GGCAGTTTGTGCCACAGAAGATTAGTAGAGAGCAAAATAGGGTCACAAAACGTTTGGCGTCTTAGAGCTGCATTGATTCTTGTACCGCTGTGTGGTTGCACAGTGCTCCTCTATTTTTTGCATATATCAATTTCAAGGTACGAGATGTATAGAGGAACTCTTGCCTCGTGATTGTAACCCTATTACCATGGAATAAAAACTCCCCTTTTACCTGAAAAAACAACGTACAAGACCCTGGCTTGCCCCACTCGTTTCACTAACAGGTTGGCCCCACATTATTTCCTGCCGCGTCACCCACTCGTTCCCGCCTTGGCGCCCTTCTGCCTTACATCTTCAGTTTGGTCAGTTACAGCCTGAGTTGCATCCCTTGCTTCACTATAGATCGCTGACAGGCTACTAGAGCCAGCTAGGAGTGTGACAGTATGTTCTCTAGCTGTTGTACATTCACATCAATTGTCACGAATACACACAATATCTAGGGATTTCAAACATCTTCATACAAATTTCAGTCATTTTTTTCAAGTCTTAGAAATAAGTTCAATCATGTTTGGATGGGTTCCAGAAACATCTAATCTTGTTTTCAATGAACTTCATAGACAATTAGACGTTTTCAACAGAATTCATACTGATTGCACAGCTGTTTTAGACAATTCATACAAGTGTCGCCATGGCGTGGTGGGGCTGTTGGTGATGTTTTTAATCTTGCATTGCTACCCTCGACATCAGTTTCATATTGGATTGATCACAAACTTTTTTCAGACATTAAAACAAATTCAGGGCTTCAAACAGCACAGCCGACTAACAACAAACAAGAATAGATCAGCCAACTAACAAGAACACACTCAGACTCAGGACTTCAAACTCTTTTCTCATACTAGAGTCTATAGATCACTTGGTGTCGACTAGGATTGATGCCGACACAGCGGAGTCATCAATACAACTGCCAGCTATAAACTGTCAGCTATAATCAAACCAGGGGCAAGAATGATGACTGTCAGCTATAATAAACAGCAGTAACGGCTTGCTAACAGTGAACAAGGCAAAACGGCAAGTATCCAACCTGGTCgttgagccgagccgagcgagtCCCGACCGTTGGTTGGATAACTGAATCTACAGTAGTTAAGTACAGTACTGATTAATTACAACTACTTTACTACATCAGCTACCATAATTTTATTAGAGTAATTAATTAACCACCAGGTGTATTTGCAGAACTACCAGTAATGATATGATAAACTATTACCCTTTTGGCAACAGAATCAAAGCTAGTGGAAACTATTACTACTATCCTTTTGGCAACAGAATCTATGAATGAACTGCTCATCTTCACCTATGCAGGGTCGATGAGCTTATCCTAAAGCGCTCAAGCTCTTTCGAGTTGAGCCCAACATAGCATAGCGAAATAATTCATGCTAAGAGTAACAACTGCAAAACATAGTCAAGTTGCAGCAGTTGGACAAACCAGAAATAACATACCAGTTGCGCGTCAGTCATCACAATACTACGTACATAGCATCTCACATACGAGTAaaactttacttggcacaaacaagcaTTCGACAGCTCGCCAAATAGGTATTTCTAGCTGCTGCCAGGTCCAACAACACAAAGTCTAGCTAGGTACCAATAGTCTTCTTGTAAAAGAGCTATGGAGTACTAATTAACTTACAGagatcctttctggtttatagtggTAGTTGAGGTCGAAAGGGTCAGCAAAGTCGAAATCACAAGCTTTCGCGATGGAGTAAGCTGGACCTCCCACGTCATCGTGTGGGCTCTTGAAGAGCTGCAGTTTGCAACCTTTGCTCAACCATTTTGCACTGATCAGAGGCTTCAGTTTGGCATTCACATAACCCGACCCCGAAGAGAAACATTCGCTGGCTACCACAACCATCTGCTCCAGCACCCGCCCTCTCTCCGCGATGAACTTGAGGAAAGCAACCTTGCTTTTCGACCCTTGGAATTCGTTGAAAAACACCTTCTTCAGGCTCTGCAGGACGCATTTGATGGGACCGCCCTCCTGCCAGAACTTGAGATGCACCTTCCCAGTCGGCTCTTCAGGTATGGTGGAGGACTGCAGATGAAATCAATCAGTGCATACATAGTTTGATGTTAGATATATAATCTATGGGTACATATCATGCAGCAGCAGCAAGCCATCAATCATAAAACAAATATGTTCCACAGTTCTGACTATGCTAGATAAATAATCATGCTAGATACTGTATAACATAGTCACCCACTAGTATTGCAGAATGGACAATGCAGCAAGTGTGTATCTCATCAAGTTAACCAAATTTACATGGACATGGAGGGTCTCCAGGTTGGGGAAGCATCTGAGGAAGCCAGGCACTTTCTTCACAGCATCGCGGATACCAAATTGCACCTCTATGGCCAAAATTTGGACGCTAGGGACAATGCTCTCCTTGCTACCAGCCTGCAATGCACCCAGGGACAGATAAACTTATTGGCATTATCAATTGACATAGGCACAGAAAATGCAAATGAAGGTATCCCAGCAGACGCATACCACAATGACGGTGCTGGTAATCCCCAACTCTTGTCCTCCTGGGTGAAGGTATCCCAGCAGACGCAAGTTGGGTGCACGGCCAATGTTGAGCCTGGAAGAGTGGTTCTTGGTGGAGCTCATCCTGGGGGGAGTGAGCCCGCCAGTGAGAATTGTATCCCACAAGAAGAGCCTCTCCAAGCTGGGGGCATCCACCACGTCGATGTCCTCCAAGTAGGTGTGACCGAGCTGAACGCAGCGCAGGCTTTGGCTGATGAGGCGGAGGCGCACTTGGCTCTGGCTCCCCATGATAACCAGGAACTCCAGGACCGGGCTTCTTTCGAGCATGAAGGCCAGATCACGGTCCTCCATGACATTCATGCAGAGGCCAAGCTCCCGGAGGTTGGGGAATCTGGCGCGGCGCGGTACGGCGGTGGAGTCCGGGAGCCTCCAGATGCCGAGATAGAGGCGGGTGAGGGAGGCGCAGCTGAAGAGCGAGGCGGGGAGGCGCAGGTCAATCGGCCAAGGGCGGTTGACAAAGACGAGTTCTTGGACCCCCCTTGGCGACGAGGATGTCGAGCCAGCGCGCCATCTCGGCCCGGTGCTCCTGCATTATGGTTCGGGTGAGGTGAACGCAGCGGAAAGGCCCCGGGTGCGCCGCGAGGATGTGGGGCACCGCGGCAGTGACGGCGCGGGGAGAGGGGTCGCGGATGGTGAACGGCCCGGACGCGCCGCCGTCCGGAAGCAGGTGGCTGTCGACAAGAGCGAGGGGCGCcgtgcgccagagggggcgccagcgCGAGGCGAGGGCGGCGGTGCGCGAGGCGAGGGCGGCGGTGCGCGCGGCGTCCTTGGCGGGGAGGCGGGAGAGGATGTTGACGAGGACGACGTCGGGGAGGCGGCTGATGCGGTCGACGCCGTCGTGGACCAACACGGCGGCGGGAAGCGGGAGGGAACCGTACACGAGAAGCGGCATGTTTGTGCCGAGATCCAGCGTCTCAGGGTCGTCGCCCTTGTGCTTCATGCTATCGCACATTTCGCTCATGGAGACGCTCCTGTAGACGCCGATGAGCACCTGGGGGTCGTCCATGGCCGCCGGTGGAAGGGGAGCGGATGGAGGTGACGGCGAGGGTTTGGGTTAGGGGAGTAGTGGGGAACAGAGGCGGCGCTCTCTGTATGAGGACTGGAGTGGTGAGCTGGTTAGCTAGGTTTGGGCATGTCTGTCGCTGGCGAGATGTTGGGCCAAATGTCGGAAGGAAGCACGTATCTCTTGGGCCCATCAAATAACTTATTTTCAGTTCGAACGACTTCCTCTTAAATAAGTGGTCAATCCATTCTCGAGTCTATTTAAATTGAATTTACCTAAATAGACATCCTCTAGCGAAAAACCTACAATTTTGCCTTCCTCCGGCGGCGGTAGCCGCTGAAAGTGCCGACCTTCTCCCGACCATGATCTCGTCCACCCCTCTCATGTGACTGTCCTTGGGTTTACAGTAGGATTCCTCGCGCATATCTGCAATGTGAAGATCATCGCGGAATCATGAGACCCAAGCGGTCTACGTCGACATAAGGAGAATGTTGATGACCTCTTGAAACACCTCAATCACCATGAGGATGATGGAGATGAATTGTCTTGGAAGATTTAGTTAAAGTCCACAAAAGTAAGGTTTTTAGTCCATCTGCTCCATACTCAGACATGAATCCCGCAAAAGAGGTTCTTTGGCGTGTGATCGAGGAAAATTTGTTCACCATACAATTCAGGTGCTTGGGGGACTCGAACACGGCGATGCTTAATGGCCCCTGGCTATTCTGAAATCAGGCTGTGATAATAGAGGAGTAAGATGGTTTCACAAATCCTAAACACTAGCTCTGATAAGATTGAAGTGTGGGCAAGGGCCTTGAAGCTACCAGGTATTTACTTCAACAAGGTGGCGATCAAGGGTATGTGCCGGAAGATGTGTAAGATCCTAGAAGTCCATATCCAACTCTCGGCTGGATATGTTGGGGGCTTTGTTCAAGTAAAAGCTAGACTTTATGTGCATAAAAAGTTGGAAAGATTTGTGTCGATTACCGGGGCTGGTAAGAAGGATTTGTACCAACTCAAATATGAGGAACTCACGAGTTTCTGTGCCAACTGTGGATTGTTAGGTCATTGGTATGAAGACAGTTGAGCATGAGAGCATGACATGTTGAAGTTTGAGTGGGGCGATTTCATCTCCTTTCAGAAGAGGTTTTTGTAGAAGATCCCTACACAAAGAATGATGGTTATGGAGAGAACAAAGAAGGAAGGGGTGGCAGCACACCGGGCATCTGGCATTGGAATGCCATGTCTAACCAAAGGGAACCTCCAAACCTGAATGAACTAATACCTAAAGCACACAACATGGAATTCTAGTATGGTGAAATAAACAAACAAGAAATAGCGGTAGTATGTCAAATGATATAATTATGCAAAATATCCCACCATCAGCAAGGGAGCATTTGCCTTTAAACTTCGGTTATGGTTCTGAACATACTCAAAACTTAGAAGGTGCTTAGTCATAGTTTACGGAACATCAAGAGTGGGAATTTTTTTGACCGGTTCTATGGGAGCATATAAGTGCTTTCAACCCTTCGTTAACGCCCAAAAAGAATATGAACAAAAGAGGCACAAGGGAGTTGATGAAGGAGCAGTTGATATCTCAGAATTATCTAAACATGGAAAGTGAATGACAACCTCCTTCGAGGAGGACTACAGGAGCAATGACGATCATAGCCTGGAACTATTGTGTCGTGGGTAATGAACTGGTATTTCACGCGCTCCTAGACCTCCATAAGCGTACCCTGATTTGTTACTTTTATTGGAGACTCACCTCAATGATTATCTGGTTGATTGTTAGTAAGCATCTAGAGATGGTCCTGAATTCGACGAACCCTAGTGATGAAAGGAGAGTGGGAGTTTTAGTGCTCTAGAGGAAACAAGTAAAAAAAGTCAGTTGTTCTCACACCCAAACTACATTGATGTGAAGATTGAAGAAGGGAATAAACAAGTGTGGAGGCTGACTATACAAAATATGGGGCCAATACGAGCTTTGCATTACCAATATAACCTAACTTGGAGTCCTTATTGGTGATTCCAGTGAAATCCTTTTATAATCATGAGAAGGAAGGAGGAAAACCCATACCCATAAGGTATATGAATGCTTTTAGATATGCAATGGATGTATCTGATCTACACGATCTTGGGTATGAGGGTGAACCATTTACATTGGAACGAGGAAATATACGTGAACGGACTGTGCAGTGGAGACAAGTGATGAATGATGTTGTTCTAGCTAATTTTCCATTGAGTTGGACTACAAACATTTGCTTTAAGTTATTGATCAAGAAAATTAACTAAACCGAATACTCAAACCAGTTAAGAGGTTTGAAGTCCATTGGTTGCAAGAGGAGAAATTAAATGATGTTGTACATGAGGCTTGACAGGATGTCATGGCACATGCACTAGCAACAGACGTGGACAACCGCCTAGTTCATATGAATGCAAAAGTTGCATGAGGGGGACAACAAAATTTAAAGGAACCTAAAAAAGAGGCTAATGCGGGCGTAGCGGGAATTGGACCACATTATGTCAAGACCAATGACTGATGACAGTAATGAGCAGAGGAAGAATCCTTCCTATGTCATTGAGCAAATATTGGTGCCAGGAGGAGTTTCATTAGACACAGAGGGTCAGGGCAAATGGCTGGACGACATACCTCTTTTTTCATGCATTCGTGTCGGCTTGCAGTAAACGAAATCCTGTTATGAGGTTAAAAATGTTGATGGTGATTGGATGGAAGGTATATACCTCATGAATCCTCTGATTCTTGATTACTTTGCTAATTTATTCTCCTCTAAAGTTAATCAAACATATCAAAAGGTGTTAGATAAAATTTCTCCAAAGGGTATGCAAAAGATATGAACAATATGTTGTCGACTCCCTTTACATATGATGATGCGAATAAGGTTGTGTTTAGAATAGGTGATTGAAGGATAAAAAAAATGACTAGGGGGGTGTGAATAGGAGATTTTAAAAAGTTTCTTGGATAAAAGCAATTTTCTTGAAGAAGCGCAGCGAAATTATCTCTAAGGCAGAAACTAGACAGGAATATAACTGCAAAAGTAAATGACTTAGAGAAACAACTAGCGACTCAATAGAGATAAATCTAACATGATATATGATAGAGGAACAACTAAGTAGAGACAAAACTAAACAGGTGAGCATACAAGCATACAAGAGATAAATTTGTTGCTATCATGGCAATCAACACATAGGTAAATACATAGCAGTTTCAAAGAACCGATCGCAGAAAAAAAAGTCTAGGGAAAAGTTCATCGCAAACGAAGGCAAACACAAAGAAGATCATTGAAGTACATTGATGTTATTATTAGAACCCGACATGCGAATGAAAGCATGTCAAATCCATAAGTCCTTCAGTGCCACAACTTTAAGTATGATGGTGGTCTTTTTGTGTGACCTTATTACTGCC
The Triticum dicoccoides isolate Atlit2015 ecotype Zavitan chromosome 3A, WEW_v2.0, whole genome shotgun sequence genome window above contains:
- the LOC119272943 gene encoding uncharacterized protein LOC119272943: MDDPQVLIGVYRSVSMSEMCDSMKHKGDDPETLDLGTNMPLLVYGSLPLPAAVLVHDGVDRISRLPDVVLVNILSRLPAKDAARTAALASRTAALASRWRPLWRTAPLALVDSHLLPDGGASGPSTGPRWRAGSTSSSPRGVQELVFVNRPWPIDLRLPASLFSCASLTRLYLGIWRLPDSTAVPRRARFPNLRELGLCMNVMEDRDLAFMLERSPVLEFLVIMGSQSQVRLRLISQSLRCVQLGHTYLEDIDVVDAPSLERLFLWDTILTGGLTPPRMSSTKNHSSRLNIGRAPNLRLLGYLHPGGQELGITSTVIVAGSKESIVPSVQILAIEVQFGIRDAVKKVPGFLRCFPNLETLHVHSSTIPEEPTGKVHLKFWQEGGPIKCVLQSLKKVFFNEFQGSKSKVAFLKFIAERGRVLEQMVVVASECFSSGSGYVNAKLKPLISAKWLSKGCKLQLFKSPHDDVGGPAYSIAKACDFDFADPFDLNYHYKPERISVS